A genomic window from Verrucomicrobiota bacterium includes:
- a CDS encoding IS630 transposase-related protein codes for MKAYSRDIREKVIKALESGKSNREVAENFGISRKTVWEYSKRYKQRGEVYYKQHGGHRKSKFDPHKKQVVHWLKQKPEMTLKQLSLKLQKQCQVKLTLRTLHYHLKKMNFSYKKNATGKRAWAH; via the coding sequence ATGAAAGCTTATAGTCGAGATATACGAGAAAAAGTCATCAAAGCTCTTGAGTCAGGCAAGAGTAATAGGGAAGTAGCAGAAAACTTTGGTATCAGCCGCAAGACAGTGTGGGAATACTCTAAGCGGTATAAGCAGAGGGGTGAGGTCTACTACAAGCAACATGGAGGTCATCGAAAAAGTAAGTTTGATCCACATAAAAAACAAGTAGTTCATTGGCTAAAACAAAAGCCTGAAATGACTTTAAAACAACTTAGCCTGAAATTGCAAAAACAATGCCAAGTAAAATTAACTCTTAGAACACTACACTATCATCTCAAGAAGATGAACTTCAGCTATAAAAAAAACGCTACCGGCAAGCGAGCGTGGGCGCATTGA
- a CDS encoding M48 family metallopeptidase translates to MKRSPIPLVNRLVAYSSFFFALFALVSCVQLSETGQNAFIITTPQQEMALGTQAFNDLKSKMKVSDNSAKRAQVKRVADRLKKVVSLPGGEWEVVLFDEPTPNAFALPGGKIGVHTGILPLTKTDAGLAVVIGHELAHVTLRHGGQRMSQQAAVSGAATLADLFTKDSNPRTRQITMAAYGLGAQYGLILPYSRTHEYEADRYGMIYMAKAGYNPEEAIAFWKRMIDYSKKRGGKPLEFLSTHPADHNRIAKLKEHLPSALNLYKLHQ, encoded by the coding sequence ATGAAGAGATCCCCTATTCCTTTAGTCAACCGTCTCGTCGCCTATTCGAGTTTCTTTTTCGCTTTATTTGCCTTGGTTTCATGCGTTCAACTCTCTGAAACTGGGCAAAATGCCTTTATCATCACTACTCCTCAACAAGAAATGGCTCTAGGCACTCAAGCTTTTAATGACCTTAAATCCAAGATGAAGGTCTCAGATAATTCGGCAAAAAGAGCCCAGGTAAAAAGGGTTGCCGATCGTCTGAAAAAGGTTGTAAGCCTTCCAGGTGGAGAATGGGAAGTCGTTCTCTTTGATGAACCAACCCCCAATGCATTTGCACTACCTGGTGGAAAAATTGGGGTGCACACTGGCATTCTTCCTTTAACAAAAACAGACGCAGGTCTAGCCGTAGTCATCGGACACGAGCTAGCGCATGTGACTCTACGGCATGGAGGACAAAGAATGTCTCAACAAGCCGCTGTTAGTGGAGCAGCTACGCTTGCCGACCTCTTTACTAAAGACAGTAATCCTAGGACTAGACAAATCACCATGGCAGCCTATGGATTGGGAGCTCAGTATGGACTTATTTTACCTTACAGTAGAACTCATGAGTACGAAGCAGACCGTTATGGAATGATCTACATGGCTAAGGCTGGCTATAACCCCGAGGAAGCTATTGCGTTTTGGAAAAGAATGATAGACTACTCAAAAAAAAGAGGTGGTAAACCGCTAGAATTTCTCAGCACTCACCCAGCAGACCATAACCGAATTGCGAAACTCAAAGAACACCTTCCCAGTGCACTCAACTTATACAAGCTACATCAATAA
- a CDS encoding transcriptional repressor, which translates to MSSSKEDPSTNNAVIQQRIKDFLQEEGCRLTKQRITILEAIFSNKDCFHAEELWVKAKSLDDSVSRATVYRTIKLLIDGGYLRALDLGREQQYYDLNIPSQSKLNHIICKDCNKIIEYEDPCLDIRESALINELGFNPKSMTFKVEATCQELTKTGQCDRKVSNKSS; encoded by the coding sequence ATGAGTTCAAGTAAAGAAGATCCTTCCACAAACAACGCGGTCATACAGCAACGGATCAAAGATTTTCTGCAGGAGGAAGGTTGTCGCCTTACGAAGCAGCGTATCACCATCCTGGAAGCTATTTTTTCCAATAAGGATTGCTTTCATGCGGAAGAACTTTGGGTGAAAGCGAAATCACTCGATGACTCTGTGTCGCGTGCCACTGTCTACAGGACAATCAAGCTTCTTATCGATGGAGGCTACTTGCGTGCGCTTGATTTAGGTAGGGAGCAACAGTATTACGATCTGAATATTCCAAGTCAGTCAAAACTCAATCACATCATCTGTAAGGACTGTAATAAAATCATCGAATACGAAGACCCTTGCTTAGATATTCGTGAAAGCGCTCTAATTAACGAGCTGGGTTTTAATCCCAAGAGCATGACCTTTAAGGTGGAAGCCACTTGTCAAGAGTTGACCAAAACTGGCCAATGTGATCGGAAAGTAAGCAATAAAAGCTCTTAA
- a CDS encoding Gfo/Idh/MocA family oxidoreductase produces the protein MNHPAKCNRRNFIKTTAATTASAFVLPRFSIGQPGPSANSKLNIAHIGASNIARMAFHETRKENIYAIADVDSSKFNEYSEKFPKIESAEKFADFRKMLDKLGNNIDGVCVSTPDHTHFAATMEAMQRGLHVCTQKPLAHNIWQVRALRKAKAKYNVITNMANQGHTFDGIRQMREWVEADVFGQITEVHSWTAGPGWGGRYFAKPESFPPPEDPVPESLNWDLWQGPVADTTFHSTYHPEQWRGFNKYGGGTFGDWFCHIADAPVWVLDLYEPVSVEAIKVVGGNEWIVPDGNSVRYEFKQRGSKKPCTFYWHNGPGGAKNKKQKKGQEQMPEAIAGHSFHPKPPKDWTWPDIPNKGTYYLGEKANGHTDERSNKPRLADKEKMKEFKAAGFPDEKYPRIKGGPFGEWVKAIKNGTEPGANFDYAAQLTEVSLIGQLAARFGGKIEWDAKNMKITNRPELNAYLKEPARKGWEYGEDL, from the coding sequence ATGAATCACCCAGCAAAATGTAACAGACGTAACTTTATCAAAACAACTGCCGCGACTACGGCCTCAGCATTTGTGCTGCCGCGATTTAGCATTGGTCAACCCGGCCCTTCAGCAAATAGTAAACTGAATATTGCCCATATTGGAGCAAGCAACATCGCGAGAATGGCCTTCCATGAGACTAGGAAGGAGAATATCTATGCGATAGCTGATGTTGATTCGAGTAAATTTAATGAGTACTCCGAAAAATTCCCCAAAATTGAGTCGGCAGAGAAGTTTGCCGATTTCAGAAAGATGTTGGATAAACTTGGAAACAACATAGACGGAGTGTGTGTGAGTACACCAGATCACACGCATTTTGCGGCTACGATGGAAGCGATGCAGCGTGGTCTTCACGTGTGCACTCAAAAGCCTCTGGCTCATAATATCTGGCAAGTTCGCGCTTTGAGAAAGGCAAAAGCTAAATACAATGTGATTACCAATATGGCGAACCAAGGGCATACCTTTGATGGGATACGTCAGATGAGAGAGTGGGTTGAAGCGGATGTATTCGGGCAAATTACAGAAGTGCATAGTTGGACTGCAGGACCTGGATGGGGTGGTCGGTATTTTGCAAAGCCGGAAAGCTTTCCTCCGCCTGAGGACCCGGTACCGGAATCACTGAATTGGGATCTATGGCAGGGACCCGTGGCAGACACAACTTTCCATAGCACGTACCACCCTGAGCAGTGGCGAGGGTTCAATAAATATGGTGGAGGCACTTTTGGCGACTGGTTTTGTCACATTGCCGACGCTCCGGTTTGGGTGCTTGATCTCTATGAACCTGTTTCAGTAGAGGCGATAAAAGTTGTCGGTGGTAATGAATGGATTGTACCGGATGGAAATTCAGTTCGCTATGAATTTAAACAACGTGGAAGCAAGAAACCTTGCACTTTCTATTGGCATAATGGACCAGGCGGCGCAAAAAATAAAAAACAAAAAAAGGGTCAAGAGCAAATGCCGGAGGCAATAGCCGGGCACAGTTTTCACCCGAAACCACCAAAGGATTGGACTTGGCCAGATATTCCAAACAAAGGAACTTATTATTTGGGAGAGAAAGCTAATGGGCATACGGATGAGCGCTCTAACAAACCTCGTTTGGCAGATAAAGAAAAAATGAAGGAATTTAAAGCAGCTGGATTTCCCGATGAAAAATATCCTCGCATAAAAGGTGGACCGTTTGGTGAATGGGTCAAGGCTATTAAAAATGGAACGGAGCCTGGAGCAAACTTTGATTACGCTGCTCAGTTAACAGAAGTGAGCTTGATTGGTCAGTTAGCAGCACGCTTTGGAGGAAAAATCGAGTGGGATGCTAAGAATATGAAGATCACCAATCGACCCGAGCTCAATGCCTATCTCAAAGAACCCGCCCGCAAAGGATGGGAATATGGAGAGGATCTCTAA
- a CDS encoding flavodoxin domain-containing protein — MLVLFATQTGNAKTIAEKAVEQLDEAGFKSAETDLAEYALEDLKNEQDVLVIASTWGEGEPPDECIDFYEDITSRDPLGLSNLRFAVLALGDSSYENFCQHGKDLDHHLERHGGKRLIDCVECDLDEEEQLPEWVNKLVSVLRNNSAS, encoded by the coding sequence ATGTTGGTACTTTTTGCAACACAAACAGGAAATGCTAAAACTATTGCAGAAAAAGCAGTCGAGCAACTCGATGAAGCTGGTTTTAAGTCAGCAGAAACAGATCTCGCTGAATATGCTTTAGAGGATTTAAAAAATGAGCAAGATGTATTAGTTATTGCGAGTACCTGGGGAGAAGGTGAGCCACCAGATGAATGCATCGATTTTTACGAAGATATCACTTCAAGGGATCCGCTAGGGCTAAGTAATCTTCGTTTTGCCGTTCTTGCTCTGGGAGACAGCTCATACGAAAATTTTTGTCAACACGGTAAAGATCTGGACCACCATCTTGAGAGGCATGGTGGGAAACGGCTTATAGATTGTGTGGAATGTGATCTTGATGAAGAAGAGCAGCTGCCTGAATGGGTTAATAAGTTGGTTAGTGTTTTAAGAAATAACAGTGCTAGCTGA
- a CDS encoding sodium:solute symporter, with product MERTDWCIIAGYFALLVGIVYWSSRKQKSSTDYFLAGRSIGWFAVGASLFASNIGSEHVVGLAGNGATTGMAMAHWELHAWVMLLLGWVFVPFYYHAKVFTMPEFLEKRFNSKTRWILSIVSLVAYVFTKVSVTVYAGALVFRTLLPDTFGSPDNAFWIGAITTVLLSGLYTILGGLRAVVYTEVAQTGLLLLGSCFITFIGLSELGGWGELQEVCRANKEQFALWRPLSDPDFPWLGVIIASPVIGIWYWCTDQYIVQRTLAAKNLAHARRGTIWGAFLKVMPIFIFLIPGLIGYALHQKGMLTIPLRDGGSMEGDMVFPTLVTTLLPVGLRGIVVAGLLSALMSSLSSLFNSCATLFTVDIYKKLDPHATEESLVKIGRWATSVVVILGLCWIPIMPAVSKGGLYQYLQSVQGYLAPPVTAVFLLGLFFKRINANGACLGLVIGFILGMLKLTIQALVGFELIKNPHWLVAFGNFSFLYYSGVLLLISIIAIVVGSLTSAPPKEDKLRGLTFSTLTLEQRQETRASWNHWDLAGTGLVLALVLGVYLYFSFWI from the coding sequence ATGGAACGGACAGATTGGTGCATTATTGCAGGATACTTTGCCTTACTAGTTGGCATTGTTTATTGGTCTTCGCGCAAACAAAAAAGTAGCACCGATTATTTTCTGGCGGGACGCTCTATTGGTTGGTTTGCTGTAGGGGCCTCGCTTTTTGCCTCCAATATAGGTTCAGAACATGTAGTTGGCTTGGCAGGAAATGGTGCAACCACCGGTATGGCGATGGCGCATTGGGAGCTACATGCCTGGGTCATGCTCCTCTTGGGTTGGGTCTTCGTTCCTTTCTATTATCATGCCAAGGTGTTCACTATGCCGGAATTTCTGGAAAAACGCTTTAATTCGAAAACACGCTGGATTCTATCGATTGTCTCTCTCGTTGCTTATGTTTTCACTAAAGTCTCGGTGACGGTTTACGCCGGCGCGCTGGTTTTTCGGACACTACTGCCTGATACCTTTGGTAGCCCGGATAATGCCTTTTGGATAGGAGCTATCACCACAGTTTTACTTTCTGGGCTATATACTATTTTAGGTGGATTAAGGGCGGTTGTTTACACAGAAGTGGCGCAAACCGGCCTCCTCTTGCTGGGCTCATGTTTTATTACCTTTATCGGGTTGAGTGAACTGGGAGGCTGGGGAGAGCTGCAGGAAGTATGTCGAGCCAATAAAGAGCAGTTTGCGCTTTGGCGCCCTTTGTCTGACCCCGACTTTCCTTGGCTGGGCGTGATCATTGCCTCACCTGTGATCGGTATCTGGTATTGGTGCACAGACCAGTATATTGTCCAACGCACTCTAGCGGCAAAAAATTTGGCGCATGCACGACGTGGAACTATCTGGGGAGCTTTTTTGAAAGTCATGCCCATCTTTATCTTTCTGATTCCTGGATTAATTGGCTATGCCCTGCATCAAAAAGGCATGCTCACAATTCCTCTTAGAGATGGAGGGTCTATGGAAGGTGACATGGTATTTCCAACTTTGGTGACTACCTTATTGCCAGTGGGGCTTAGAGGAATTGTCGTAGCAGGTTTGCTCTCTGCCTTGATGAGTTCACTGTCTTCTCTCTTTAACTCATGTGCAACCCTTTTCACCGTCGACATTTACAAAAAGTTAGACCCACATGCAACCGAGGAATCTCTGGTAAAAATAGGACGTTGGGCAACAAGCGTTGTAGTTATTCTCGGTCTATGTTGGATTCCGATTATGCCAGCAGTCTCAAAAGGTGGGCTTTACCAATACCTGCAAAGCGTTCAGGGTTACTTAGCTCCTCCCGTCACCGCCGTTTTTTTGCTGGGCCTTTTTTTTAAGAGGATCAACGCCAATGGAGCATGCCTCGGATTAGTGATTGGGTTTATTCTGGGCATGCTTAAACTCACCATCCAAGCTCTTGTAGGATTTGAGCTAATTAAAAATCCTCATTGGTTAGTTGCTTTTGGAAATTTCAGCTTCTTGTATTACTCTGGAGTGCTACTTTTGATTAGTATCATCGCAATAGTCGTAGGTTCACTAACATCAGCTCCTCCTAAAGAAGATAAACTTAGAGGACTTACTTTTAGTACCTTGACTCTAGAACAAAGGCAAGAAACACGGGCGAGCTGGAATCACTGGGATTTAGCAGGAACCGGCCTTGTTTTAGCCCTAGTGCTTGGTGTCTACCTCTACTTTAGTTTCTGGATTTAG
- a CDS encoding sulfatase-like hydrolase/transferase: MKHLILYLAIIGLSVHSFAETKKPNIILVMSDDQGWGQVGYNNHPLLKTPHLDAMAEGGLRLNRFYAAGPVCSPTRASILTGRTHVRTGVPSHGNNLCLQEKTLPQALKLAGYQTAHFGKWHLNGVRGPGVPIPKDDPNHPGHYGFDFWLTVTNYFDLDPLMSRQGEFEAFKGDSSDIIVDEALKFIKAHLADPFFACIWYGSPHSPMLALDQDQVTKAKGKLAQHLGEIVAIDRSVGALRKGLREMGIEKRTIIWYCSDNGGLKLDPNSAGGLKGVKGKIYEGGIRVPAIIEWPGTIQPAISDFPASTMDMMPTFVDLLDLSEDSMLAVHDGESIKDLLFGKNPERDHAIPFYFQKSAAFIEGDYKLLTTDVSSGQWQLYDLKKDPAEEKNLASEWPERFTSMKDEALATLESIKNSALGKDYPEGKIIQKPRKDFWHELERYQAHFDAFKKLDPNFSIKETKKDRAKNSEKQ; the protein is encoded by the coding sequence ATGAAACATTTGATTCTCTATTTAGCCATAATTGGCTTGTCTGTTCACTCATTCGCAGAGACCAAAAAGCCGAATATCATTCTGGTTATGTCGGATGACCAGGGTTGGGGGCAAGTTGGGTACAACAATCACCCTTTATTAAAAACACCGCATCTAGATGCAATGGCAGAAGGGGGGTTAAGACTGAATCGCTTCTATGCGGCTGGGCCAGTATGTTCACCCACGCGCGCTTCGATCTTAACAGGCAGAACTCATGTTCGAACTGGAGTTCCCTCACATGGCAACAACTTGTGTCTACAGGAAAAGACACTTCCACAAGCACTTAAGCTAGCAGGCTATCAAACCGCGCATTTTGGCAAATGGCATCTCAATGGGGTGAGAGGTCCCGGTGTTCCCATCCCTAAGGACGATCCTAATCACCCCGGACATTACGGATTTGATTTTTGGTTAACAGTCACAAACTACTTTGATCTCGACCCCTTGATGAGTCGCCAAGGTGAGTTCGAGGCGTTTAAAGGAGACTCTTCTGATATCATTGTGGATGAAGCATTGAAATTTATTAAGGCACATCTGGCTGATCCATTTTTTGCCTGTATTTGGTATGGTTCTCCCCACAGTCCCATGCTCGCGCTGGACCAAGACCAAGTGACTAAAGCAAAGGGCAAATTGGCTCAGCACCTGGGGGAGATTGTGGCTATAGATCGGAGCGTCGGGGCTTTAAGGAAAGGTTTAAGAGAGATGGGTATAGAAAAAAGGACCATTATTTGGTATTGCAGCGATAATGGTGGACTCAAATTAGACCCAAACTCTGCTGGAGGATTAAAGGGAGTCAAAGGAAAAATTTATGAGGGAGGTATACGTGTTCCAGCAATTATCGAATGGCCTGGAACCATTCAACCAGCAATAAGCGATTTTCCCGCCTCTACCATGGATATGATGCCAACTTTTGTTGACCTTCTTGATTTATCAGAAGATTCTATGCTAGCTGTTCACGACGGGGAGAGTATAAAAGACCTACTCTTCGGAAAGAATCCTGAGCGGGATCATGCGATTCCCTTTTATTTTCAAAAGAGTGCAGCTTTTATCGAAGGAGATTATAAACTATTGACCACGGATGTGAGCAGTGGTCAGTGGCAGCTGTATGATCTCAAAAAAGATCCCGCAGAAGAGAAAAATTTAGCAAGTGAATGGCCAGAGCGTTTCACAAGTATGAAAGATGAAGCTCTTGCTACGCTTGAGTCCATAAAAAATAGCGCGTTAGGAAAGGATTACCCAGAAGGAAAAATCATTCAAAAGCCGCGGAAGGATTTTTGGCATGAACTTGAAAGGTACCAAGCCCATTTTGACGCCTTCAAGAAGCTAGATCCCAACTTCAGTATCAAAGAAACAAAAAAGGATAGGGCAAAAAACAGCGAGAAGCAGTAG
- a CDS encoding transposase, with the protein MDGSMFLGHIQKHLLLTLKKADIVICDNLPAHKVKGVKETIKSVGAELFYLPAYSPDLNPIEMAFAKFKALLRDAAKRTWVDLLQAVAHCFDSFTVNDCRNFFHHCQYV; encoded by the coding sequence ATGGATGGCTCCATGTTCCTTGGACATATCCAAAAGCACCTGCTACTAACTCTAAAGAAAGCAGATATTGTTATCTGTGATAACCTGCCGGCCCATAAAGTCAAAGGTGTCAAAGAAACCATTAAAAGTGTAGGGGCTGAGCTTTTCTATCTGCCTGCTTATAGTCCAGATCTTAATCCTATCGAAATGGCTTTCGCTAAATTTAAAGCTCTCTTGCGGGATGCTGCTAAGAGGACTTGGGTCGACCTGTTACAAGCTGTAGCTCATTGCTTTGATTCTTTTACAGTTAACGACTGTAGAAATTTCTTCCACCATTGCCAATATGTGTAA
- the fmdA gene encoding formamidase translates to MPDTLIKIDLNEAPEKQDVLHNRWHPDIPMVAMVEPGEEFRVQCVDWTGGQVKNTDDAADIKYVDLTKVHYLSGPIGVKGAEPGDLLAVDILDVGMLEDSYWGFTGIFAKENGGSFLVDQFPEARKACWDYHGIKTTSRHIPGVEFDGIRHPGLIGTLPSKELLAEWNKREKKLYDTNPDRVPALATLPYADTAHMGRMEPGAAKEAAKEAARTVPPREHGGNCDIKDLSRGSKVYFPVYVKDGGLSMGDCHFSQGDGEITFCGGIETAAYVDCRVDLIKNGVELYGIKNPVFEPSPSNPNYADYIIFEGISVDESGEQHYMDATIAYRQACLNCIEYLKKFGYTGEQIYALLSSAPVQGHISGIVDIPNACATLFVPTQIFDFDIKPSKGGPKQVVPQGVDVAKALS, encoded by the coding sequence ATGCCAGATACATTGATTAAAATCGATCTTAATGAAGCGCCTGAAAAGCAGGATGTGTTACACAATCGTTGGCACCCAGATATCCCAATGGTGGCCATGGTTGAACCTGGTGAGGAGTTCCGTGTTCAATGCGTCGACTGGACGGGTGGACAAGTTAAGAATACCGATGATGCTGCTGATATAAAATATGTAGATCTAACTAAGGTTCATTACCTCAGCGGACCTATTGGTGTTAAAGGTGCGGAACCTGGTGACTTGCTCGCAGTTGACATTTTGGATGTCGGGATGCTGGAAGATTCTTACTGGGGTTTTACCGGTATATTTGCTAAAGAAAATGGTGGAAGTTTCTTGGTAGATCAGTTCCCAGAAGCTCGCAAGGCTTGTTGGGATTACCATGGCATTAAGACGACCTCTCGCCATATACCTGGTGTCGAGTTTGATGGAATTCGCCACCCCGGTCTCATAGGTACATTGCCCTCCAAAGAATTACTAGCCGAATGGAACAAACGCGAAAAGAAGCTCTACGATACCAATCCTGACAGGGTGCCAGCCCTAGCGACACTTCCTTACGCAGACACAGCCCATATGGGACGAATGGAACCCGGAGCTGCTAAGGAAGCGGCTAAGGAAGCCGCCCGGACCGTTCCACCTCGCGAACACGGGGGTAACTGTGATATCAAGGATCTTTCACGAGGCTCTAAAGTCTATTTCCCTGTTTATGTTAAGGACGGCGGTTTGTCTATGGGAGATTGTCATTTCTCTCAAGGTGACGGAGAAATCACTTTCTGCGGAGGAATAGAAACGGCCGCTTATGTAGATTGTAGGGTAGACCTTATCAAGAACGGGGTGGAATTGTATGGCATCAAAAATCCAGTTTTTGAGCCAAGCCCAAGTAATCCTAATTACGCAGATTACATCATTTTTGAAGGGATATCCGTAGACGAATCTGGAGAGCAACATTATATGGATGCAACCATTGCCTATCGTCAAGCATGCTTGAACTGTATTGAATATTTGAAGAAGTTCGGATACACAGGTGAGCAAATCTACGCGCTCCTTAGCTCTGCACCCGTGCAGGGACATATCAGTGGTATTGTGGATATTCCTAATGCTTGTGCAACCCTCTTTGTGCCTACTCAGATCTTTGATTTCGACATCAAACCTTCTAAGGGCGGACCGAAGCAAGTAGTGCCTCAAGGAGTAGATGTCGCTAAAGCTCTATCTTAG
- a CDS encoding FmdB family zinc ribbon protein — MPTYDYICEVEGCAVQGAFELNRPVRLHDTPAACPDCGELCQRIFKMPFVAKLKPGVRNAIERNIKSRYEPNVYSSSGENKHGVKPPSHRPKKPRKVSSSPRPWVIESK, encoded by the coding sequence ATGCCTACATACGATTATATTTGTGAAGTAGAAGGTTGTGCGGTTCAGGGCGCTTTTGAACTCAACCGTCCGGTTAGGCTACACGACACACCTGCAGCCTGCCCGGATTGCGGTGAGCTGTGCCAGCGCATATTCAAAATGCCTTTTGTCGCAAAGCTAAAGCCAGGTGTTAGGAATGCCATTGAGCGTAATATCAAGTCACGATATGAGCCCAATGTGTATAGCTCATCTGGGGAAAATAAACATGGGGTCAAACCTCCAAGCCACAGGCCAAAAAAACCTAGAAAAGTGTCTTCTAGTCCACGTCCTTGGGTCATAGAAAGTAAGTAG
- a CDS encoding Gfo/Idh/MocA family oxidoreductase has product MKRRTFLKGSLALGTGSIMLQGCDSLKTNKDSASQDDTQTKSVTKPKVKLPKSANTKLNVALIGAGGTIIRAAYSTCLKENMICMADVDDERGAMGFEKFPKAKKYRDFREMLDKHYKELDAVIISTPDHTHFPATYATMERGIAVQTQKPLTHNIWQARTLQKAAHKFKVQTVMGNQGHTYEGIRLIREWYESGLVGEVREVHAWTNRTTINNSNAKRTPEFKAIPGTLDWDLWIGPTTVRNFSPEICPSKWRWWWDFGLGGLGDIGCHTLDIPKYAMSLDYPSVVYTKNDLHFDNNLTDNHGAKVVPKADAATYVFEFPARGTKPPVTVFWYEGGNLPRLPESVKKLPKIQAGGCLLVGDKNTIVSPGMRPSSPRLLNDWMELRKQLPPKTIPRSLGDPIKELFAAVRGDIDRCGSNFDYAVPLTEVVILGTIANRTGKRVEYNPQSMTFKDSSMNEFIKEPVRRGWEYGEDLLSI; this is encoded by the coding sequence ATGAAGCGACGCACTTTCTTAAAAGGCTCTCTAGCTCTCGGAACTGGAAGCATTATGCTACAGGGCTGTGACAGCTTAAAAACAAATAAAGACTCCGCCAGTCAAGATGACACCCAAACAAAAAGTGTTACCAAACCCAAAGTAAAACTGCCCAAGTCTGCTAACACCAAACTTAATGTCGCACTTATTGGAGCTGGTGGAACAATCATTCGTGCAGCCTACAGCACTTGCCTGAAAGAAAACATGATCTGCATGGCCGATGTAGACGATGAGCGTGGCGCAATGGGTTTTGAAAAATTCCCCAAAGCGAAGAAATACCGCGATTTCAGAGAGATGCTTGACAAGCATTATAAAGAGTTGGATGCAGTCATTATTTCTACCCCAGATCATACCCACTTTCCAGCAACCTATGCCACTATGGAGCGAGGCATCGCCGTGCAAACGCAAAAGCCACTGACTCATAATATCTGGCAAGCCCGCACGCTTCAAAAAGCAGCCCACAAATTTAAGGTTCAAACCGTCATGGGTAATCAGGGGCATACTTATGAAGGTATTAGACTCATTCGCGAATGGTATGAATCTGGGCTTGTGGGAGAAGTTAGAGAAGTCCATGCCTGGACCAACCGCACGACCATAAATAACAGTAATGCCAAGAGAACCCCCGAATTTAAAGCGATACCCGGCACATTGGATTGGGATCTTTGGATTGGTCCAACAACGGTTAGGAACTTTAGTCCTGAAATATGTCCAAGCAAATGGCGCTGGTGGTGGGACTTCGGCTTAGGTGGTTTGGGCGATATTGGTTGCCACACACTAGACATACCTAAATACGCCATGAGCCTTGATTACCCAAGTGTCGTTTATACTAAAAACGACCTTCATTTTGACAATAACTTGACAGATAATCATGGGGCAAAAGTTGTTCCCAAAGCGGATGCAGCTACTTACGTCTTTGAATTTCCTGCTCGAGGAACCAAGCCACCTGTTACCGTCTTTTGGTATGAAGGCGGAAACCTTCCTAGACTTCCGGAATCTGTGAAGAAGTTGCCTAAAATTCAGGCCGGAGGCTGCCTTTTAGTTGGAGATAAAAACACCATTGTCTCCCCAGGTATGCGCCCAAGCAGCCCTCGCCTACTAAACGATTGGATGGAGCTCCGTAAGCAACTTCCACCTAAAACCATTCCTCGTTCTCTGGGAGATCCCATCAAAGAACTCTTTGCTGCAGTGCGCGGAGACATTGATCGATGTGGCTCAAACTTCGACTACGCGGTTCCTCTCACTGAGGTCGTCATTCTGGGAACAATCGCTAACCGCACTGGTAAGCGAGTCGAGTACAACCCTCAATCCATGACTTTTAAAGACTCTTCAATGAACGAATTTATAAAGGAGCCTGTGCGTCGTGGATGGGAATACGGAGAAGATCTTCTTTCTATTTAG